The following proteins are encoded in a genomic region of Streptomyces collinus Tu 365:
- a CDS encoding glycosyltransferase 87 family protein, with protein sequence MGHLGQASPPARPGRRRFSLARRAPAHWLGCTVFAVILAMTTGLGPHRVWGACAAAGYGTAALLALRDSRTGKRAAVTAALLGAVVVPLVVLVVSGAAQSEVGVVERSGALLLHTGSPYLPHPAHTVDYNPYLPGMALFGVPRALFGDGPLTDARVWFCLTFLVCMFFAARRPAGGLGPTPAGAVSLLAAFPAVALPLAVGGVDLPVVGLMCLSLALAGRGGSGTAAGVAMGVAAALKWTAWPLLPVALVLLAVTAGRRTALRAALAALSVAATAVVPVALADPHAFAEHVVLFPLGAGGVRSPAASPLPGRLLAVYVPGGAALATAALVAAALGVTLSLLIRPPRTVRAAADRLAVGLGLAICLIPATRFGYFVLPLVLAGWFRYTSKTGGSSSARPANLPPYPVPGRPDSDRLSGGLAASGDITLQAIRAQPAAGARDVQRGTFST encoded by the coding sequence GTGGGACACCTCGGGCAGGCCTCCCCGCCCGCACGGCCCGGGCGACGGCGCTTCTCCCTCGCGCGCCGGGCTCCGGCCCACTGGCTCGGATGCACGGTCTTCGCGGTGATCCTGGCGATGACGACGGGGCTCGGCCCGCACCGGGTCTGGGGTGCCTGCGCGGCGGCCGGATACGGCACGGCGGCGCTGCTCGCCCTGCGCGACTCGCGCACCGGGAAACGGGCCGCGGTGACGGCCGCGCTCCTCGGGGCGGTCGTGGTGCCGCTGGTGGTGCTGGTCGTCTCGGGTGCGGCCCAATCGGAGGTCGGGGTCGTCGAGCGCTCGGGGGCGCTGTTGCTGCACACCGGCAGCCCCTATCTGCCGCATCCGGCCCACACCGTGGACTACAACCCGTATCTCCCGGGGATGGCCCTCTTCGGCGTCCCCCGCGCTCTGTTCGGCGACGGTCCGCTCACCGACGCCCGCGTCTGGTTCTGCCTCACCTTCCTGGTCTGCATGTTCTTCGCCGCGCGGCGCCCCGCCGGGGGGCTCGGCCCGACGCCGGCGGGCGCGGTGTCGCTGCTCGCCGCCTTCCCCGCCGTGGCGCTGCCGCTGGCCGTCGGCGGGGTGGACCTGCCGGTGGTGGGGCTGATGTGCCTGAGTCTGGCGCTGGCCGGCCGTGGCGGCTCGGGCACGGCGGCCGGCGTGGCGATGGGCGTGGCGGCCGCGCTGAAGTGGACGGCGTGGCCGCTGCTGCCGGTGGCGCTGGTCCTGCTGGCGGTCACGGCGGGCCGCCGCACGGCGTTGCGGGCGGCTCTGGCCGCGCTGTCGGTGGCGGCCACGGCCGTCGTGCCCGTCGCTCTCGCCGACCCGCACGCCTTCGCCGAGCACGTGGTGCTCTTCCCGCTCGGTGCGGGCGGGGTCCGCTCGCCGGCGGCCAGCCCACTGCCGGGCCGTCTGCTGGCCGTGTACGTGCCGGGTGGCGCCGCTCTCGCGACGGCCGCGCTGGTGGCCGCCGCGCTGGGGGTGACGTTGTCGCTGCTGATACGGCCGCCCCGTACGGTCCGTGCGGCGGCGGACCGGCTGGCGGTCGGCCTGGGGCTCGCCATCTGCCTGATCCCGGCGACCCGCTTCGGCTATTTCGTCCTGCCGCTGGTCCTCGCGGGCTGGTTCCGGTACACGTCGAAAACCGGTGGCTCTTCCTCCGCGCGCCCGGCCAACCTGCCTCCGTATCCAGTCCCGGGGCGTCCGGACTCCGACCGGCTCTCCGGTGGCCTGGCCGCCTCCGGCGACATCACCCTTCAGGCGATCCGCGCGCAGCCTGCCGCAGGTGCACGAGACGTTCAGCGCGGGACGTTCAGCACGTGA
- a CDS encoding type II toxin-antitoxin system PemK/MazF family toxin, producing the protein MQRGEVWLADFDERRPVVLLSGDEASGFLAMQVVAPAGTEISGVAVEVAVGASDGLPLEGVLRVALPRPGLVPCTWLVTLAREDLTEQVGVLSSAKLGEIEDALRAGGLEQVSLSGGRGRSGPL; encoded by the coding sequence ATGCAGCGCGGCGAGGTCTGGTTGGCGGACTTTGACGAGCGGCGGCCGGTAGTACTGCTGTCAGGAGACGAAGCGTCCGGGTTCCTGGCGATGCAGGTCGTCGCTCCCGCGGGGACGGAGATCAGCGGTGTGGCCGTCGAGGTGGCCGTGGGGGCGTCCGATGGGCTGCCTCTCGAGGGCGTCCTCCGAGTGGCGCTGCCACGTCCCGGTCTCGTCCCGTGCACTTGGCTGGTCACGCTGGCCCGGGAAGATCTGACCGAGCAGGTGGGAGTCTTGTCGTCAGCGAAGCTCGGCGAGATCGAGGATGCCCTCCGTGCCGGTGGACTCGAGCAGGTCTCACTTTCCGGAGGCCGGGGGAGGAGCGGACCCCTCTGA
- a CDS encoding flotillin family protein — MFGYRVPAPDEAMLISGGRRGLGGAPFRVVTGHGKFVLPVFRKVRFLTLSMCESEVTETCVTKQGISLHVRAVIAFKVGNDPESIINAGQRFLSDQEQMSVLTGRIFAGHLRAIIGSMTVEEIVTERQKLAAEVLDTSKTEMATIGLIVDSLQIQSIDDGDTGYIDAMSAPHKAAIQRQAQIAQAQATQAAVEAEQAAARKQAEYARQTAIVKAEYSAEVDRAQAEAAQAGPLAQAHAQQEVLAAQTELAERQAELRQQQLVAEVVKPAEAEAERVRILAAAEAQRMKIQAEAAASYDRVALDRMLIDQLPQIVKEAAGGLAGAQVNVLNGADGLGEIAAGLVSQGLTILDSVRQNMSGQDKNTKADSNTGSQGLLQLRSGKERPSDNGPVNVD; from the coding sequence ATGTTCGGATACCGCGTTCCCGCTCCCGACGAGGCGATGTTGATCTCGGGGGGCCGGCGGGGACTGGGGGGCGCGCCGTTCCGAGTGGTCACGGGGCACGGGAAGTTCGTGCTCCCGGTCTTTCGCAAGGTCCGCTTCCTCACCTTGTCGATGTGCGAGTCCGAGGTCACCGAGACCTGTGTGACCAAGCAGGGCATCTCCCTGCACGTCCGCGCGGTCATCGCCTTCAAGGTCGGCAACGACCCCGAGAGCATCATCAACGCCGGTCAGCGGTTCCTCTCCGACCAGGAGCAGATGTCGGTGCTCACCGGCCGGATCTTCGCCGGGCACCTGCGCGCCATCATCGGCTCCATGACGGTCGAGGAGATCGTCACCGAGCGCCAGAAGCTCGCCGCCGAGGTGCTGGACACCTCCAAGACGGAGATGGCGACGATCGGCCTGATCGTCGACTCCCTGCAGATCCAGTCGATCGACGACGGCGACACCGGTTACATCGACGCGATGTCGGCCCCGCACAAGGCGGCGATCCAGCGGCAGGCCCAGATCGCCCAGGCCCAGGCCACCCAGGCCGCAGTCGAAGCGGAGCAGGCGGCGGCCCGGAAGCAGGCCGAGTACGCCCGACAGACCGCGATCGTCAAGGCTGAGTACTCGGCCGAGGTGGACCGCGCCCAGGCGGAGGCCGCACAGGCGGGGCCGCTGGCCCAGGCCCACGCCCAGCAGGAGGTGCTGGCCGCCCAGACGGAACTGGCCGAGCGCCAGGCGGAGCTGCGTCAGCAGCAGCTGGTCGCCGAGGTCGTCAAGCCGGCCGAGGCCGAGGCCGAGCGGGTGCGGATCCTCGCGGCCGCCGAGGCTCAGCGCATGAAGATCCAGGCGGAGGCGGCGGCCTCGTACGACCGGGTGGCGCTGGACCGGATGCTGATCGACCAGCTGCCGCAGATCGTGAAGGAGGCGGCGGGCGGCCTCGCGGGCGCCCAGGTCAACGTCCTGAACGGCGCGGACGGCCTCGGCGAGATCGCCGCCGGCCTGGTGTCCCAGGGCCTGACGATCCTCGACTCGGTGCGGCAGAACATGAGCGGCCAGGACAAGAACACCAAGGCGGACAGCAACACCGGCTCCCAGGGGCTGCTGCAGCTGCGCTCGGGCAAGGAGCGGCCGTCGGACAACGGTCCGGTGAACGTCGACTAG
- a CDS encoding non-ribosomal peptide synthetase, which translates to MSTDDHGSLPLTSAQAGVWFAQQLDPLRRDFAIGEYLEIHGAVDSGLFQEALRRMLAETEALGMRFGEADGRARQWPAARAPFVLETLDVSGAPDPLAAAETRMRAELERPMDPATGDVHRQLLVRTGPASFCWMQGYHHIVADGVSGLLLARRVAAHYSALVAGESAPPSDAAPWRDIVAEEEAYRASDAWQADRAFWQDALADAPEPAGFAGRPAEGGPAAPTSTVVRVRGDLPASDARLLREAARTYGTRWSALVMAAAAAYLHRVNGTEDVVLGLPVTGRATAAARRTPGMFSRVLPLRLSVTGTMTLDDLVRRTSAGIKEVLRHQRYRFEEVHAGGRLWDATVNLMSFDYGVDFAGAPAIAHNLSVGPVDHLTVNVYDRGGDSPLTVQVEGDATEVDEAEAHRHRARFTRFLAALAAAGPQARVDALELLTPDDERRLSAFADGGTAEVPAHRCLHELFEEQAARTPDAVAVVCDGEEVTYDALDAWAEAVARRLRPVTEPGRPVGVRVGRSPAMVAALLGVLKAGGCYVPLDPALPAARVAYVVERAGIRAVVAGADATGSLPEHTAVVPVPVYGPAAPYADASEGPDRTPLPAAAAAYLLFTSGSTGEPKGVVVPHAAAVDSVHAHLALAGVRLGQGAGERFLGFASLSFDVSVLDVFGALLSGGALVLAADEERTDLDRLQSLMVRQAVTVADLPPALLPLLDPGAVPALRFLSTGGEAPSADAVARWAAGGREVWNCYGPTEATVEVTVHRCASAPDGRVPPIGRPMPNHRAYVVDSRLRLLPPGAAGELCVAGTGLAHGYAGRPGPTAGSFVPDPFSGVPGARMYRTGDLVRWSQDGVLEYLGRIDQQVKVNGYRVELGEIEAVLGRHPSVRQTVVDVRPAPGGGRRLVAFVAPQPGGTVAAADLTAHLARLLPPYMVPHTFVTLDSLPLTAGGKVDRRALPTPEPAPEAGTEGPVREAVGPVGTLCGLFAQVLGRPVAPDDNFFSLGGDSIAALTLVSRARGKGFAFTLGDVFTHKTPAALATAGAPAALPEPAGPAEACGESAATPVMRWLLDGPGPVGRFSQSMTLTLPAGADDARLVRTLQTVLDRHAALRIRLAEGADGRPALVIGAPGSVDAAGVLRRATGPCDARTAADEAAAELDPWRGVLVRAVRWEGPGGLPDRLLLCVHHLAVDGVSWRILLEDLASAWDMADGDTAPVRSADDPGTPFRAWAAHLQELAASPEVLAELPHWRRTLAPEDDVTARGGGRAASRVGLTPSEDAALPADEGTPAPWDRVPDPVRDTVGTTRSRTLTLPAQCAGPLLTSVPAALGTGPAEVLLTALALAAHHPRVIAPRGPGSLLLDLEGHGRTDRTGRHDLSRTVGWFTTQYPVRLDLRGLDVAAAWEGDGDALAALAERVHGCLAVVPGHGTGYGLLSRLNPATAGELAGLPQPRVLFNYLGRFDGAGDAPWTPAPGTGGLGAHADPAMPVEHCLQIDALAVEEHAGPVLTAVLTWPEGLLAQREADALADAWLEALRLLAGSRVRAAVPARTDLAPAGLSRADVARLAGHHPGLTDVLPLSPLQEGLFFHAAFDATGTDAYTGQIVLTLDGPLDADALRRACDALLERHDALRAAFTDRGLDRPVQVVTGAAKAPWTAVDLTGRPARERHAAFVRLLADDRARRFDLERPPLVRFTLVRTDADRHRLVMTNHHILWDGWSSAVLLRELLTSYAESSGAAPRAVPAPAVPYRDHLAWLAGQDRDAATAAWREALAGLDEPVLLGSADPNTLGALPERTTVELSAETTARLTARARSAGITLNTVVQGLWAILLGRLTARTDVVFGGTVSGRTAPVAGIESMVGLLINTLPVRFRVRDEETLLDALIRFQDEQAPLMDHQHLGLADIQHAAGLGTLFDTAVVVENYPLDLAGMRDLAGPVRLAAVDGTDATHYTVNLLALPGERLRLHLDHRPDVLDARAARSVAEGLEQLLTALAEEPGTPVGEVDVVSGGQHRLLAEWNDTAVPVPHTTLVELFARQAARTPDAVATVFTGERLTYAELDARAEELAAVLRARGARPEEIVAVALHRSTELVVALLAVLKSGAAYLPVDPSLPAERIAFMLSDAAPVLLLTTSDVDTVLPGGAPVPRLLLDAAPGETAGRGTGLSAGPAGVLPSHPAYVIYTSGSTGRPKAVVVEHRAIVNRLLWMQDRYGLGPDDRVLQKTPFGFDVSVWEFFWPLLTGAALVVAEPGGHKDPAYLARLIQEESVTTAHFVPSMLAAFVAEPTAAGCRSLRRVVCSGEALPEELKNRFCDVLRVPLHNLYGPTEAAVDVTHWECRRADEGPVPIGRPIWNTALYVLDPRGRPVPIGFPGELFLAGSGLARGYLRRPALTAERFPLDPFGPPGTRMYRTGDIARLRADGAVEYLGRTDDQVKIHGFRIELGEIETALARQDGVRQAAVVVREDTPGERRLVGYAVPAPGAAPDASALRAGLARTLPEYMVPLVVVVDGLPVTPNGKLDRRALPAPAAGPAGHEPPDGDFEELVAAVWCAVLGVEGVGRHDDFFALGGHSLSATRVAARLRQSLALDLPLHTLFEQRTVAALAAAVEAALLADIAASTADDALPPADGARPSSSATASPSPTSFVVHASQGETS; encoded by the coding sequence ATGTCCACTGATGACCACGGGTCGCTGCCCCTCACCTCGGCGCAGGCCGGTGTCTGGTTCGCGCAGCAACTGGATCCCCTGCGCCGTGACTTCGCCATCGGCGAATACCTCGAGATCCACGGGGCCGTCGACTCCGGGCTCTTCCAGGAGGCGCTGCGCCGGATGCTGGCGGAGACCGAGGCGCTCGGGATGCGCTTCGGGGAGGCGGACGGAAGGGCGCGCCAGTGGCCCGCCGCCCGGGCGCCGTTCGTGCTGGAGACCCTCGATGTCAGCGGTGCGCCCGACCCCCTCGCCGCCGCCGAGACGCGCATGCGGGCCGAGCTGGAACGGCCCATGGACCCGGCCACCGGTGACGTGCACCGGCAGCTGCTGGTGCGCACCGGGCCCGCGTCCTTCTGCTGGATGCAGGGCTATCACCACATCGTCGCCGACGGCGTGAGCGGACTGCTCCTCGCGCGCAGGGTCGCCGCGCACTACTCGGCGCTGGTCGCCGGGGAGTCCGCGCCGCCGTCGGACGCCGCGCCCTGGCGGGACATCGTGGCGGAGGAGGAGGCGTACCGCGCCTCCGATGCCTGGCAGGCCGACCGGGCCTTCTGGCAGGACGCGCTCGCGGACGCGCCCGAGCCGGCCGGTTTCGCGGGACGGCCCGCCGAGGGCGGCCCGGCCGCACCGACGAGCACGGTCGTACGGGTGCGGGGCGACCTGCCCGCCAGCGACGCGCGGCTGCTGCGCGAGGCCGCGCGGACGTACGGGACGCGCTGGTCGGCACTGGTCATGGCGGCGGCCGCCGCCTATCTGCACCGGGTGAACGGCACCGAGGACGTCGTGCTCGGCCTGCCGGTCACCGGGCGCGCGACGGCCGCGGCCCGCCGGACCCCCGGCATGTTCTCGCGGGTGCTGCCCTTGCGCCTGTCCGTGACCGGGACGATGACCCTGGACGACCTGGTGCGCCGTACCTCGGCCGGCATCAAGGAGGTGCTGCGGCACCAGCGGTACCGCTTCGAGGAGGTGCACGCCGGGGGGCGGCTGTGGGACGCCACGGTCAACCTGATGTCCTTCGACTACGGAGTGGACTTCGCCGGGGCCCCGGCCATCGCGCACAACCTCTCGGTCGGCCCTGTGGACCACCTCACCGTCAACGTCTACGACCGCGGCGGCGACAGCCCGCTCACCGTCCAGGTCGAGGGGGACGCCACCGAGGTGGACGAGGCGGAGGCCCACCGGCACCGGGCCCGGTTCACCCGGTTCCTCGCCGCCCTCGCCGCGGCGGGGCCGCAGGCCCGCGTCGACGCGCTGGAGCTGCTCACGCCCGACGACGAGCGGCGCCTCTCCGCGTTCGCGGACGGCGGGACGGCCGAGGTGCCCGCGCACCGCTGTCTGCACGAGCTGTTCGAGGAACAGGCCGCGCGCACCCCGGACGCCGTCGCCGTCGTCTGCGACGGCGAGGAGGTGACGTACGACGCTCTGGACGCGTGGGCCGAGGCCGTGGCGCGGCGGCTGCGGCCGGTGACGGAGCCGGGCCGCCCGGTCGGTGTACGGGTGGGCCGCTCGCCCGCGATGGTCGCGGCGCTGCTCGGCGTCCTCAAGGCGGGCGGCTGCTATGTGCCCCTGGACCCCGCGCTGCCCGCGGCCCGCGTGGCGTACGTGGTGGAGCGGGCCGGGATCCGCGCGGTCGTGGCCGGTGCGGACGCCACCGGGTCGCTACCGGAGCACACCGCGGTGGTGCCGGTGCCGGTGTACGGGCCAGCGGCGCCGTACGCCGACGCCTCTGAGGGGCCGGACAGGACCCCGCTGCCGGCGGCGGCCGCCGCGTATCTGCTGTTCACCTCGGGCAGCACCGGCGAGCCGAAGGGGGTCGTCGTGCCCCATGCGGCCGCGGTGGACTCCGTGCACGCCCATCTGGCCTTGGCCGGCGTGCGGCTCGGGCAGGGCGCGGGCGAGCGGTTCCTGGGGTTCGCGTCGTTGTCCTTCGACGTGTCCGTGCTGGACGTGTTCGGTGCGCTGCTGAGCGGCGGCGCCCTCGTGCTGGCCGCCGACGAGGAGCGCACGGACCTCGACCGGCTGCAGTCGCTGATGGTCCGCCAGGCGGTGACCGTCGCCGATCTGCCGCCCGCGCTGCTTCCGCTGCTGGATCCCGGCGCGGTGCCCGCGCTGCGTTTCCTGTCCACCGGCGGTGAGGCACCCTCGGCCGACGCGGTGGCGCGCTGGGCGGCCGGCGGCCGTGAGGTGTGGAACTGCTACGGCCCGACCGAGGCCACCGTCGAGGTGACGGTGCACCGGTGCGCATCCGCCCCGGACGGCCGGGTGCCGCCGATCGGACGGCCGATGCCCAACCACCGCGCCTACGTGGTGGACTCCCGGTTGCGGCTGCTGCCGCCCGGCGCGGCGGGCGAACTGTGCGTGGCGGGCACCGGGCTGGCGCACGGGTACGCCGGACGGCCGGGCCCGACCGCCGGGAGTTTCGTACCCGACCCGTTCTCGGGCGTTCCCGGGGCGAGGATGTACCGCACGGGCGACCTGGTGCGCTGGTCGCAGGACGGCGTCCTGGAGTACCTGGGCCGGATCGACCAGCAGGTCAAGGTGAACGGCTACCGCGTGGAGCTCGGCGAGATCGAGGCCGTGCTGGGCCGGCATCCCTCGGTGCGCCAGACGGTCGTCGACGTGCGGCCCGCACCGGGCGGCGGGCGCCGTCTGGTCGCCTTCGTCGCTCCGCAGCCCGGCGGTACGGTCGCCGCCGCGGACCTCACCGCCCACCTCGCGCGGTTGCTGCCGCCCTACATGGTGCCGCACACCTTCGTCACCCTGGACTCCCTGCCCCTGACCGCAGGCGGGAAGGTCGACCGCCGGGCGCTGCCCACGCCGGAACCCGCGCCGGAGGCGGGAACGGAGGGTCCGGTACGGGAGGCCGTCGGCCCCGTGGGGACGCTGTGCGGGCTGTTCGCCCAGGTGCTGGGCCGTCCGGTCGCGCCGGACGACAACTTCTTCTCCCTCGGCGGTGACAGCATCGCCGCCCTCACCCTGGTCAGCCGCGCCCGGGGGAAGGGGTTCGCCTTCACCCTGGGTGACGTCTTCACGCACAAGACCCCGGCGGCCCTCGCCACCGCCGGCGCACCGGCCGCGCTACCGGAGCCGGCCGGGCCGGCCGAGGCCTGCGGGGAGTCGGCGGCGACGCCCGTGATGCGGTGGCTGCTCGACGGGCCGGGGCCGGTCGGCCGGTTCAGCCAGTCGATGACCCTCACCCTGCCCGCCGGCGCGGACGACGCCCGGCTGGTCCGCACCCTCCAGACGGTCCTCGACCGCCACGCGGCGCTGCGGATACGGCTGGCCGAGGGCGCCGACGGCCGGCCCGCGCTGGTGATCGGCGCACCGGGTTCGGTCGACGCCGCCGGGGTGCTGCGCCGGGCCACCGGACCGTGTGACGCGCGGACCGCCGCCGACGAGGCGGCGGCGGAGCTGGACCCGTGGCGCGGAGTGCTGGTGCGGGCCGTGCGGTGGGAAGGGCCTGGCGGGCTGCCGGACCGGCTGCTGCTGTGCGTCCACCACCTGGCCGTGGACGGCGTGTCCTGGCGCATCCTGCTCGAGGACCTCGCCTCCGCCTGGGACATGGCGGACGGCGACACGGCCCCGGTGCGGTCCGCGGACGACCCGGGGACGCCGTTCCGTGCCTGGGCCGCCCATCTCCAGGAGCTGGCCGCGTCTCCGGAGGTGCTGGCCGAACTGCCCCACTGGCGCCGGACCCTGGCACCCGAGGACGACGTCACGGCGCGGGGCGGCGGCCGCGCCGCGAGCCGCGTCGGCCTCACGCCGTCCGAGGACGCCGCCCTGCCCGCGGACGAGGGGACACCCGCGCCCTGGGACCGTGTGCCGGACCCGGTGCGTGACACCGTCGGCACCACCCGCAGCCGCACGCTGACCCTTCCGGCGCAGTGCGCCGGACCGTTGCTGACATCGGTGCCGGCGGCCCTGGGCACCGGTCCCGCCGAGGTGCTGCTCACCGCGCTCGCGCTGGCCGCCCACCACCCGCGCGTCATCGCACCCCGCGGTCCCGGTTCCCTGCTGCTGGACCTGGAGGGCCACGGCCGGACCGACCGCACGGGACGGCACGACCTGTCGCGCACGGTGGGCTGGTTCACCACCCAGTACCCGGTGCGGCTGGACCTGCGCGGCCTCGACGTGGCCGCGGCATGGGAGGGCGACGGCGACGCGCTGGCGGCACTGGCGGAGCGGGTGCACGGCTGCCTCGCCGTGGTCCCCGGCCACGGCACCGGATACGGCCTGCTGAGCCGCCTGAACCCGGCGACCGCCGGCGAGCTGGCCGGACTCCCCCAGCCCCGCGTGCTGTTCAACTATCTGGGCCGGTTCGACGGCGCGGGCGACGCACCCTGGACCCCGGCGCCCGGCACCGGCGGACTGGGCGCCCACGCCGACCCGGCCATGCCCGTCGAGCACTGCCTCCAGATCGACGCGCTGGCCGTGGAGGAGCATGCCGGTCCGGTGCTCACCGCCGTGCTGACCTGGCCGGAGGGACTGCTGGCGCAGCGCGAGGCCGACGCGCTGGCCGACGCCTGGCTCGAGGCGTTGCGCCTGCTGGCCGGCTCCCGGGTGCGGGCGGCCGTTCCCGCCCGCACCGACCTCGCGCCGGCGGGCCTGTCCCGCGCGGACGTGGCCCGTCTCGCCGGACACCACCCGGGCCTGACCGACGTCCTGCCCCTGTCGCCCCTGCAGGAGGGCCTGTTCTTCCATGCGGCCTTCGACGCGACGGGCACGGACGCCTACACCGGGCAGATCGTCCTCACCCTGGACGGCCCGCTCGACGCGGACGCCCTGCGGCGGGCGTGCGACGCCCTGCTGGAGCGGCACGACGCGCTGCGGGCGGCCTTCACCGACCGGGGGCTCGACCGGCCCGTGCAGGTGGTGACCGGTGCCGCCAAGGCCCCGTGGACCGCGGTGGACCTCACCGGGCGCCCGGCGCGGGAACGTCACGCCGCCTTCGTGCGGCTGCTCGCCGACGACCGGGCCCGGCGCTTCGACCTGGAGCGACCGCCTCTGGTGCGCTTCACCCTGGTCCGCACCGACGCCGACCGGCACCGGCTGGTGATGACGAACCACCACATCCTGTGGGACGGCTGGTCCTCCGCCGTCCTGCTGCGCGAACTGCTCACGTCCTACGCCGAGTCGAGCGGGGCCGCACCGCGTGCTGTTCCCGCGCCGGCCGTGCCCTACCGCGACCACCTGGCGTGGCTGGCCGGCCAGGACCGGGACGCGGCGACGGCGGCCTGGCGCGAGGCACTGGCCGGCCTGGACGAGCCCGTGCTGCTGGGCTCGGCGGACCCGAACACCCTCGGCGCGTTGCCGGAGCGGACCACGGTGGAGCTGTCCGCGGAGACGACGGCCCGGCTCACCGCACGGGCCCGTTCCGCGGGCATCACCCTCAACACCGTCGTCCAGGGCCTGTGGGCGATTCTGCTGGGCCGTCTGACGGCCCGTACGGACGTGGTCTTCGGGGGCACGGTCTCGGGGCGCACCGCGCCGGTCGCGGGGATCGAGAGCATGGTGGGGCTGCTGATCAACACCCTGCCGGTGCGTTTCCGGGTACGGGACGAGGAGACCCTGCTCGACGCCCTGATCCGCTTCCAGGACGAGCAGGCGCCGCTGATGGACCACCAGCACCTGGGGCTGGCGGACATCCAGCACGCGGCAGGGCTCGGCACCCTGTTCGACACGGCGGTCGTCGTCGAGAACTACCCCCTGGACCTGGCGGGGATGCGCGACCTCGCGGGCCCGGTGCGGCTCGCCGCCGTGGACGGCACCGACGCGACGCACTACACCGTCAACCTCCTCGCCCTGCCCGGTGAGCGGCTGCGGCTGCACCTCGACCACCGGCCGGACGTCCTCGACGCCCGCGCCGCACGGAGCGTCGCGGAAGGACTGGAGCAGCTGCTGACGGCGCTGGCCGAGGAACCCGGCACGCCGGTCGGCGAGGTGGACGTCGTCTCCGGCGGGCAGCACCGGCTGCTCGCCGAGTGGAACGACACGGCCGTACCGGTGCCGCACACCACGCTCGTGGAGCTGTTCGCGCGGCAGGCCGCCCGCACCCCGGACGCCGTGGCGACCGTGTTCACGGGCGAACGCCTGACCTACGCCGAACTCGACGCACGGGCGGAGGAGCTGGCCGCCGTGCTGCGGGCGCGGGGTGCGCGCCCGGAGGAGATCGTCGCGGTCGCGCTGCACCGGTCCACCGAGCTGGTGGTGGCGCTGCTCGCCGTGCTGAAGTCGGGCGCGGCCTACCTGCCGGTCGACCCGTCCCTGCCGGCGGAGCGGATCGCCTTCATGCTGTCCGACGCGGCTCCGGTGCTGCTGCTGACCACCTCGGACGTCGACACGGTCCTCCCGGGCGGCGCACCGGTGCCCCGGCTGCTCCTGGACGCCGCACCCGGGGAGACCGCCGGCCGGGGGACGGGCCTGTCCGCCGGGCCGGCCGGCGTGCTGCCCTCTCACCCCGCCTACGTCATCTACACCTCCGGTTCCACCGGCCGTCCCAAGGCCGTCGTCGTCGAGCACCGGGCGATCGTCAACCGGCTGCTGTGGATGCAGGACCGGTACGGCCTCGGGCCCGACGACCGGGTGCTGCAGAAGACGCCGTTCGGCTTCGACGTGTCGGTGTGGGAGTTCTTCTGGCCGCTGCTGACCGGCGCCGCACTCGTCGTCGCCGAACCCGGCGGCCACAAGGACCCCGCGTACCTCGCGCGCCTGATCCAGGAGGAGTCGGTCACCACCGCACACTTCGTGCCGTCCATGCTCGCCGCCTTCGTGGCCGAACCCACCGCCGCCGGCTGCCGTTCGCTGCGCCGGGTCGTGTGCAGCGGCGAAGCACTGCCGGAGGAACTGAAGAACCGCTTCTGCGATGTGCTCCGCGTACCGCTGCACAACCTGTACGGGCCCACCGAGGCGGCCGTCGACGTCACCCACTGGGAGTGCCGCCGTGCGGACGAGGGACCGGTGCCCATCGGGCGGCCGATCTGGAACACCGCGTTGTACGTGCTCGATCCGCGGGGCCGGCCCGTACCGATCGGATTCCCGGGCGAGCTGTTCCTCGCCGGGTCGGGTCTGGCCCGCGGCTATCTGCGGCGGCCCGCGCTGACCGCGGAACGCTTCCCGCTCGATCCGTTCGGTCCGCCGGGTACGCGCATGTACCGCACCGGTGACATCGCACGGCTGCGGGCGGACGGCGCGGTGGAGTACCTCGGCCGCACCGACGACCAGGTGAAGATCCACGGTTTCCGCATCGAACTCGGCGAGATCGAGACCGCGCTGGCACGGCAGGACGGCGTGCGGCAGGCGGCGGTGGTCGTCCGCGAGGACACCCCGGGCGAGCGCAGGCTCGTCGGCTACGCCGTGCCGGCGCCGGGGGCCGCGCCCGACGCGTCGGCGCTGCGCGCCGGACTGGCGCGAACCCTGCCCGAGTACATGGTGCCGCTGGTGGTCGTCGTGGACGGCCTGCCCGTCACACCCAACGGCAAGCTCGACCGCCGCGCCCTGCCGGCACCCGCCGCCGGGCCCGCCGGACACGAACCGCCGGACGGCGATTTCGAGGAACTGGTCGCCGCCGTGTGGTGTGCGGTGCTCGGCGTCGAGGGCGTCGGACGCCACGACGACTTCTTCGCCCTCGGCGGCCACTCGCTGAGCGCCACCAGGGTCGCGGCGCGGCTGCGCCAGTCGCTGGCGCTGGACCTGCCGCTGCACACCCTGTTCGAACAGCGGACCGTCGCCGCGCTGGCCGCGGCGGTGGAGGCCGCCCTTCTCGCGGACATCGCCGCCTCCACGGCGGACGACGCGCTGCCCCCGGCGGACGGCGCACGTCCCTCCTCGTCCGCCACCGCATCCCCGTCCCCCACGTCCTTCGTGGTCCACGCATCGCAGGGAGAGACCTCGTGA